A genomic segment from Chitinophaga niabensis encodes:
- a CDS encoding DoxX family protein, with the protein MKGIKITYWATTGILAIMMVFSAYAYFTDPAVEQGFQHLGFPAYFRIELGIAKLIGAILLVVPLPARIKDWTYAGFAICFVSAFVAHTASGDPVSNRMGPLIFLAVLITSYVTYLKWHKAAVPAV; encoded by the coding sequence ATGAAAGGAATTAAAATCACCTATTGGGCAACTACCGGAATACTCGCCATCATGATGGTCTTTTCCGCGTATGCCTATTTCACAGACCCGGCCGTAGAGCAGGGTTTTCAGCACTTAGGATTTCCAGCTTATTTCAGGATAGAATTGGGGATTGCCAAACTGATCGGCGCTATTTTACTGGTAGTGCCGCTTCCTGCCAGGATTAAAGACTGGACCTATGCCGGTTTTGCGATCTGTTTTGTTTCCGCTTTTGTAGCGCATACTGCATCAGGTGATCCTGTTTCTAACCGCATGGGACCATTGATCTTTTTAGCGGTATTGATAACATCTTACGTTACATACCTGAAATGGCATAAAGCAGCAGTACCGGCAGTTTGA
- a CDS encoding winged helix-turn-helix transcriptional regulator, with amino-acid sequence MENMTHTECERGIAALEDALYAIGGKWKLRIINALRESGKKRFNELQRLVKGISPRVLSNELKELEMNGFVKRIVHAQSPVLVEYELTEYSDTLKDVLCSLIQWGQDHRERVKGMLHT; translated from the coding sequence ATGGAAAACATGACACATACTGAATGTGAAAGAGGCATCGCCGCGCTGGAAGATGCGCTCTATGCCATAGGCGGCAAATGGAAACTGCGGATCATTAATGCTTTACGGGAAAGCGGTAAAAAGCGTTTCAATGAATTACAGCGGCTGGTGAAGGGTATTTCGCCCAGGGTGCTTTCAAATGAACTGAAAGAACTGGAGATGAATGGTTTTGTAAAACGGATCGTACATGCACAATCGCCGGTACTGGTAGAATATGAGTTAACGGAATACAGCGATACGTTGAAAGATGTGCTCTGCTCTTTAATTCAATGGGGGCAGGATCACCGGGAGAGGGTGAAAGGAATGCTGCATACCTAG
- a CDS encoding sensor histidine kinase, which yields MKKQFLICCLILYGCVAHAQLQASSFERYTVQQGLSDNNVFCITQDDLGYIWLGTENGLNRFDGNVFQSFYHDTSSYSIPGNHVLELKRTGLHEILVLTQKGLQQVNTTTLARRNYLLPETERTPANPNRLTDVVKLKNGAFAISTSVGFYVMHANGGLAYAYNRLRGGYSGSEMVNYGRNIFLLPDHNALLFTKDEGVSLYIPATNTFVRYRTALPAEWSAFYPPGEDWIARYQMDSVRFMLVHSRQRSFTYYNAENGKVKVSAMPSVIHDDLSEDSRIFPLSKGRFAITSGGSGYYTFELNEQTGVVIFDENRSLKGYKCNYLFMDKEERLWVGTSNGLLYEKKEQPLFTSYMLNDYAAEGYSYFCYLTRYKDRLYLAKAARQPHITVVDTATMKVIKKVTLPGYHINYDENPSIQCYYPDTLWIGTNDGITWLDTKNYHSGKVALPEPLQHGRVALNPVMENGDTWMIRPWGGVVAKYNIHTRQFTCYTNTTNPRLPFERPKQVVYDAYGDAWLSGYGLARWNYKTHRFDTLMNRYNGLNKDEDNILSITADSRGSLWLHSFENGLQEYRIKEKRFIGHSLLDGVSFNALVSLSNKEVAGKIWFSTPSNQIGNINLQTGSSNIYGTKDGIPEGRPSARYIFYDEAADQCYALLAKYLIRFRPSAEPVVRNNNNILIEQVAAPNALVHYPGDTVEFPYKQNNLSIRFTLINYNNTSSYHFYYRLNESTSWVPLRNQRTINMTSLSPGKYTLYIKALDRNQDEKTKQLLIIIHPPFWNTWWFITLSTLLLVAAVLSLLKWRELVLRRAAAVKFDAQAKQNEEMKGRLQLELELAVLNQQLTEMEMKALHAQMNPHFIFNCLNSIVGMIIYQQNEDASRYLNKFAQLIRENLDHSKRSFITLQQNINYLHNYLKMEQIRFTNFEYEMKVDALLDTEEIMIAPMLIQPLAENAIWHGLQAIEEKKQLKISFSKEKDYLVCEIEDNGVGINKTKDHHSTTKHLSMGIENIQKRILLLRQKYNTDCVITFTDKGDRHTDETGTIVTLTWKII from the coding sequence ATGAAAAAACAGTTCCTCATCTGCTGCCTTATCTTGTATGGTTGTGTAGCCCATGCTCAGCTACAGGCTTCTTCTTTTGAACGGTACACCGTACAGCAGGGATTATCCGACAACAACGTTTTCTGTATCACGCAGGACGATCTGGGGTATATCTGGCTGGGTACGGAGAATGGCCTGAACCGTTTTGACGGCAATGTATTCCAGAGTTTTTATCATGATACCAGCAGCTATAGCATTCCCGGTAACCATGTATTGGAGTTGAAAAGAACGGGGCTGCATGAAATACTGGTACTTACGCAAAAGGGCCTGCAGCAGGTAAATACCACCACACTCGCACGCAGGAACTACCTGCTGCCGGAAACAGAAAGGACCCCCGCCAATCCCAACCGCCTGACGGATGTGGTGAAACTAAAGAATGGCGCCTTTGCCATCAGTACTTCCGTAGGTTTTTATGTAATGCATGCGAATGGTGGCCTGGCATATGCTTACAACCGTTTGCGCGGCGGGTATTCCGGATCGGAAATGGTGAATTACGGCCGGAACATCTTTCTGTTGCCAGACCATAATGCATTGTTGTTTACGAAAGATGAAGGCGTATCCCTTTATATCCCTGCAACAAATACATTCGTCCGTTACAGAACGGCATTACCAGCTGAATGGTCTGCATTTTATCCGCCGGGAGAAGACTGGATAGCCCGTTACCAGATGGATTCCGTGCGTTTTATGCTGGTACACAGCCGGCAGCGGAGCTTCACTTATTACAATGCCGAAAACGGGAAAGTCAAAGTAAGCGCTATGCCATCAGTGATCCACGATGATCTGTCTGAAGACAGCAGGATCTTTCCCCTGAGCAAAGGCCGCTTTGCCATTACATCCGGCGGCTCCGGGTACTATACCTTTGAATTGAATGAACAAACAGGAGTTGTTATTTTTGATGAAAACAGATCGCTGAAAGGATATAAGTGTAACTATCTTTTTATGGATAAGGAAGAGCGGCTTTGGGTTGGTACATCCAACGGACTGCTGTATGAAAAAAAGGAACAGCCTTTATTCACTTCTTACATGCTGAACGATTATGCGGCAGAAGGGTATTCTTATTTCTGTTACCTCACCCGTTATAAAGATCGTTTATACCTGGCCAAAGCAGCCAGGCAGCCACATATCACCGTAGTGGATACCGCTACCATGAAAGTAATAAAGAAGGTCACACTGCCGGGATATCATATTAACTACGATGAGAACCCTTCCATTCAATGTTATTACCCGGATACTTTATGGATAGGCACCAACGATGGCATTACCTGGCTGGATACAAAAAATTACCACAGTGGAAAAGTAGCATTGCCGGAACCATTGCAGCATGGCCGTGTTGCATTAAATCCTGTGATGGAAAATGGCGATACCTGGATGATACGGCCATGGGGAGGCGTGGTAGCGAAATATAATATACATACACGGCAGTTCACCTGCTACACCAATACCACCAATCCCAGGTTGCCATTCGAAAGACCAAAGCAGGTGGTATATGATGCCTACGGCGATGCCTGGTTATCAGGTTATGGCCTTGCCCGCTGGAACTACAAGACCCACCGTTTTGATACATTGATGAACCGGTATAACGGACTGAATAAAGACGAAGACAATATCCTCTCCATTACGGCAGACAGTCGTGGTTCTCTCTGGCTGCACAGCTTTGAGAATGGATTACAGGAATACCGGATCAAAGAAAAACGTTTCATCGGCCATTCCCTTTTGGATGGCGTTTCTTTTAATGCCCTCGTGAGCCTCTCTAATAAAGAAGTGGCGGGTAAGATCTGGTTCTCCACGCCCAGTAACCAGATAGGAAATATCAATCTGCAAACAGGCAGTTCAAATATCTATGGTACAAAGGATGGTATTCCCGAGGGAAGACCCAGTGCACGGTATATCTTTTATGACGAAGCCGCAGACCAATGTTATGCGCTGCTGGCAAAATACCTGATCCGCTTCCGGCCTTCTGCAGAGCCTGTAGTACGGAACAATAACAACATCCTGATAGAGCAGGTGGCTGCGCCCAATGCCCTGGTGCATTATCCCGGCGATACCGTAGAATTTCCTTATAAACAGAACAACCTGTCCATCCGCTTCACCCTGATCAATTATAACAATACCTCCAGTTATCATTTCTATTACCGTTTGAATGAAAGCACTTCCTGGGTGCCTTTGCGGAACCAGCGTACCATCAATATGACCAGCCTTTCGCCGGGTAAATACACTTTGTACATTAAGGCGCTGGACAGGAACCAGGATGAAAAAACCAAACAGCTGCTCATTATCATTCATCCGCCTTTCTGGAATACCTGGTGGTTCATAACGCTTTCCACGTTGTTGTTGGTTGCCGCCGTACTATCCTTATTGAAATGGCGGGAACTGGTGCTGCGCAGGGCCGCCGCCGTGAAGTTCGATGCACAGGCAAAACAAAATGAAGAAATGAAAGGCCGGTTGCAGCTGGAACTGGAACTGGCCGTGCTGAACCAGCAGCTTACGGAAATGGAAATGAAAGCCCTGCACGCCCAGATGAACCCGCACTTTATCTTTAACTGTCTCAACAGTATTGTGGGTATGATCATCTATCAGCAGAACGAAGATGCTTCCCGCTACCTGAACAAATTTGCACAACTCATCAGGGAAAACCTGGACCATAGCAAACGCTCTTTTATCACCCTGCAGCAGAACATCAACTACCTGCATAACTACCTTAAAATGGAGCAGATCCGTTTTACGAACTTTGAATATGAAATGAAGGTGGATGCCTTACTGGATACAGAAGAGATCATGATAGCCCCGATGCTCATCCAGCCGCTGGCAGAGAATGCTATCTGGCATGGCTTACAGGCTATTGAAGAAAAGAAGCAATTGAAGATCTCCTTCTCCAAAGAAAAAGATTACCTGGTCTGTGAGATCGAGGACAATGGCGTAGGTATCAATAAAACAAAAGATCATCACAGTACCACCAAACACCTGTCCATGGGTATTGAAAATATCCAGAAACGGATCTTGCTGCTGCGGCAGAAGTATAATACAGATTGTGTTATCACCTTTACCGATAAAGGGGACCGCCATACAGATGAAACCGGAACAATTGTAACCCTAACATGGAAGATCATATGA
- a CDS encoding response regulator transcription factor — protein sequence MKNKIIKILLLEDDPTASRQVELLLRQHKYETTTANSNKAAILLGTDLLPNLIICNAQLRNGSSHQFLIEMRSNRRLKHIPFIFFNGRPEQKHARFSMNLGADDYLPAPLNTQDLLMSIKARLNRFEEISALSKQMTMETLEIPVDVAEKLSKTEFRIYRMVAGGLTAREIAIELSISMKTVENHRYNIARKLNISGHYALLHYVIKNQGKEK from the coding sequence ATGAAAAACAAAATCATTAAAATACTACTATTAGAAGATGATCCTACTGCCAGCCGCCAGGTGGAGCTCCTGCTCCGCCAGCATAAGTATGAAACAACTACAGCTAATTCTAACAAAGCTGCTATACTACTTGGAACAGACCTTTTACCTAATTTAATTATCTGCAATGCACAGCTGCGTAATGGCAGCAGCCACCAGTTCCTGATTGAAATGCGCAGCAATCGCCGCCTGAAACATATTCCTTTCATCTTCTTTAATGGCAGACCGGAACAGAAACATGCCCGCTTCAGCATGAACCTTGGTGCAGATGATTACCTCCCTGCACCATTGAATACGCAGGACCTGCTGATGAGTATAAAAGCACGTCTTAACCGTTTTGAAGAGATCTCTGCTTTATCTAAACAGATGACGATGGAAACATTGGAGATACCGGTAGATGTAGCGGAGAAGTTAAGCAAAACAGAATTCAGGATCTACCGAATGGTAGCCGGAGGGCTCACTGCCCGGGAGATAGCGATAGAATTATCCATCAGTATGAAAACAGTAGAGAACCACCGGTACAACATTGCCCGCAAACTGAATATCTCCGGACACTACGCCCTGCTGCACTATGTGATCAAGAACCAGGGTAAAGAAAAATAA
- a CDS encoding LytR/AlgR family response regulator transcription factor → MIRAIITDDEVRSVETLRKLLEMHCPSVKVVAECNSAAETQKQIVLQQPDLLFLDIAMPGKSGFDLLNEMEQIPFEIIFITAYNEFMLQAFRFSAIDYILKPIDEELLIKAVDRVERRLHTAANPVSIEVLKYNLKNMQHPQEMKVCIPHTKGFLLVHLADIIYCQADNTYTTFYLTTGKPLVSSRSIIDFELLLQDSSFCRIHKSYLVNMLHIKEYIKGEGGSVVLSNDTELEVSRRKKDHFLARIKEYYKF, encoded by the coding sequence ATGATAAGAGCCATTATCACAGACGATGAAGTGCGCAGTGTGGAAACGCTGCGGAAACTCCTGGAAATGCATTGCCCATCCGTTAAAGTGGTGGCGGAATGTAATAGTGCTGCCGAAACGCAGAAGCAGATCGTGTTACAGCAGCCGGACCTGCTATTCCTGGATATTGCCATGCCGGGCAAAAGTGGTTTCGACCTGTTGAATGAAATGGAGCAAATCCCTTTTGAGATCATTTTTATTACGGCATACAACGAGTTTATGCTGCAGGCTTTCCGTTTCAGTGCCATAGATTACATCCTCAAACCCATTGATGAAGAGTTGCTGATAAAAGCAGTGGACCGCGTGGAGAGGAGATTGCATACGGCTGCCAACCCTGTTTCCATTGAAGTATTGAAATATAACCTGAAGAACATGCAGCACCCGCAGGAAATGAAAGTATGCATACCGCATACAAAAGGTTTCCTGCTGGTGCATTTGGCAGATATCATTTACTGCCAGGCGGATAATACCTATACCACCTTTTACCTTACCACAGGTAAACCGCTCGTATCTTCCCGTTCCATCATTGATTTTGAATTGCTGCTGCAGGATTCCTCCTTTTGCCGGATCCATAAATCCTACCTGGTGAACATGCTGCACATTAAAGAGTATATAAAAGGAGAGGGGGGGAGTGTTGTTTTAAGCAATGATACGGAGCTGGAAGTGTCCAGGAGAAAAAAGGATCACTTCCTGGCCCGCATCAAAGAATACTATAAGTTCTGA
- a CDS encoding VOC family protein, which produces MAKQIYVNLPVKDIVRTNAFFSQLGYTFNPNFSDDKATCMIITEDIFVMLLQEEFFKGFTNKEIPDTQKTSEVIVSFSAESRAAVDELIHKAVAAGATTPNEPQDMGFMYQHGFQDLDGHLWEYLYMDESALPPQNL; this is translated from the coding sequence ATGGCAAAACAGATCTATGTTAACCTTCCGGTTAAAGATATTGTAAGGACCAATGCGTTCTTCAGTCAACTGGGCTATACCTTTAACCCGAATTTCTCCGACGACAAAGCTACCTGTATGATCATTACAGAAGACATTTTTGTGATGCTGTTACAGGAAGAGTTCTTCAAAGGCTTTACGAATAAAGAGATCCCGGACACGCAGAAAACTTCGGAAGTGATCGTGTCTTTCTCTGCAGAAAGCAGGGCCGCTGTGGATGAACTGATACACAAAGCAGTAGCGGCAGGTGCTACCACTCCCAATGAGCCACAGGATATGGGCTTTATGTACCAGCATGGTTTCCAGGACCTGGACGGCCATCTCTGGGAATACCTTTACATGGATGAAAGTGCTTTACCTCCTCAGAACTTATAG